One Halarcobacter ebronensis genomic window carries:
- a CDS encoding leucine-rich repeat domain-containing protein, with protein MRKILLILLLNISFIFSNDSFIDICKNPTPEQKMTINAMVNAYNEFKEEKFKININNPEICEELYDKYNNGFKAIVGQGMSDITFLKYFDWLTHLNLRDNNITDITPLKYLTKLTKLNLSSNKVSKGVESLENLPLKELSIDINDNIDLKYIGRIKTLENLSLFYGKNAHALNKLTNLKKLTLLSVKMSSLCDIKDLQSLEQLTLFENNLKSLECIDQFPNLKKLRIERSLITDLTPLVNANSIEEFHFYEMPVEDISPLAKMKNLRSILFSKTKIKYLSPLKESKSIQFAEDTREKFIEEYFNRSLAGCSPKSMKEVREGKSCFEADGKTLKPFWKRWLGI; from the coding sequence ATGAGAAAGATACTTTTAATATTGCTTTTAAATATCTCATTTATTTTTAGTAATGATAGCTTTATAGATATATGTAAAAATCCAACACCTGAACAAAAAATGACTATCAATGCGATGGTAAATGCATATAATGAATTTAAGGAAGAAAAATTTAAGATTAATATAAATAACCCTGAAATATGTGAAGAATTATATGATAAATATAATAATGGCTTTAAAGCTATAGTGGGTCAGGGTATGAGCGACATTACATTTTTAAAATATTTCGATTGGCTTACTCATTTAAATCTAAGAGATAATAACATCACCGACATCACCCCCCTAAAATACCTCACCAAACTCACTAAATTAAATTTAAGTTCAAATAAGGTTTCAAAAGGGGTTGAAAGCTTAGAAAATTTACCTTTAAAAGAGTTGAGTATTGATATTAATGATAATATTGATTTAAAATATATAGGAAGGATTAAAACTTTAGAAAATTTATCTTTATTTTATGGGAAAAATGCCCATGCTTTAAATAAGCTAACAAATTTAAAAAAATTAACGTTATTATCTGTAAAAATGAGTAGTTTATGCGATATAAAAGATTTACAATCTTTAGAGCAATTAACATTATTTGAGAATAATCTAAAATCATTAGAATGCATTGACCAATTTCCAAATTTAAAAAAACTTAGAATTGAAAGAAGTCTAATTACAGATTTAACTCCTTTAGTCAATGCAAATAGTATAGAAGAATTTCATTTTTATGAAATGCCTGTTGAAGATATAAGTCCATTAGCTAAGATGAAAAATCTACGCTCAATATTGTTTAGTAAAACAAAAATCAAATACCTAAGCCCTCTAAAAGAATCCAAATCAATTCAATTTGCTGAAGATACGAGAGAAAAATTCATTGAAGAGTATTTTAATCGTTCCCTTGCAGGATGCTCTCCAAAAAGTATGAAAGAAGTGCGTGAAGGAAAATCATGTTTTGAAGCAGATGGAAAAACACTCAAACCTTTTTGGAAAAGATGGTTAGGGATATAG